TTGCTGATGATCGGCTGCACGACGGCGCGCCGCGCCTCGACGTCGATCGAGATCACGCGATCGAGGTGGGTGAGATCGATCAGGACGCCGCCGTTGCGGAGCGTGGGCTGGCACCAGTTGTGCCCGCCGCCGCGCACCACGACTTTCAAGCCGTTGGCCCGCGCGAATCGAATCGCCGCGACGACATCCTCCTCGTCGGCCACGCGCACCACGACATCCGGCGCACGCTCGGGGATCAGGCGATTCCAGAGATTGCCGTGGAGGAGTTCGTAAAAATGGGAATCCGTCCGCCCGGCGACATCGCCGCGGCAGGCTTCCTTCAATGCCGAGAGGTCCATGACGAAAGGGGACGGCCCGTCCCGGGAGACGGGCCGCCATTCACGCGAACCGGATCAATACTGAATCTTGTCGGGCTTGGCCTGGTATTCCTTCCAGACCTCGACGGCCTCCTCGCGGAGGAGCTGGGTGAGCTTGATCGAGCGCTGCTCCTTCGGCAGGGCGAGTTCCTTGTAGATCGGGCTGTCGTCGAAGTTCCCGTATTTGAAGGCATCCTCGACCGTCGCGGCGTAGAAGACCTGGTCGATGCCGGCCCAGTAACACGTCGCCATGCACATGGGGCAGGGCTCGGCCGAGGTGTAGAGCGTGCAGCCGGTGAGCTTGAAGTTCTGCAGCGTGATGCAGGCGAGACGGATGGCCTCCATTTCGGCGTGCCAGGTGGGATCGTGGCTGGCGACGACGCGATTCATCCCCTCGGAGACGATCTCGCCATCCTTCACGATGACAGCGCCAAAGACGCCTCCCGTGCAGTATTCGAGGGAGGCCCGGCGCGACATCGCAATGGCGCGGCGGATGAATTTTTCGTGATCGGGGTTTGCAGTGCTCATGGTGTGTTTTGTGGTGTGTTTGGGAGAAGGAAACGGGGCTACCAGGGCAGCAGCCACCAAAGGGCAATGATTTCGGCGACGAAGAGCCCCGCGAGAATTGCGGAGCCGCGCCAGCTCGTGGCCGCGGATGCGGGCTCGGGAAACAGCCACCAGCCGAACCACCGCACGAACAGCGGCATCGTGGCAAAGCTCGTCGCGAAGACGCTGATGACATTGCCGATGAAGGTCGCGAGCGACGCGTGCAGCCCGAGCGCATGCAGCACCGGGCTGAGATATTTCATTTCCAGCATCACGATCGGAAACAACCCCAGCAGCACGAGCAGCGAGGTCTTCCAGTTCGGCGGGCCCTTGCCCGTGACGGGATCCACCGGCACCCAGCCGGGAAACGATGTCGCCAGCCGCATGAGCTCCTCGCTCTCGATGAAGGCCTTCGATTCCGTGAGCAGCTCCGCCCGCTCGGGCGCGGCCATCCATGCTTCGAGGTGCTCGGCGGTGTCGTAGCGGACAAGCGTCGTCCAATGCGAATCCTTCCCCGACGGCGGCTGGAGATACATGCCGCGATAGCCCGGGTATTTCGCCTGCGCGGCCTGAATGCGGGTCGCCCATTCGCGGTAGGTCGCCTCCATGCCGGGCTTCACTTTCGAGAGGATCACCTCGGTAACGGTCGTTCCCGGGGACGTCGGGCCGGCGCCCGGTTCCATCACTTCGCCGATGTTGCCGCCCTCGAAGAATGGCAGCGCCTCCGCGAGCACCGCCGCCCGCTCGGGCGATCTCTGCCACACCTCGAGCTGCGCCGCAGTCTCGAAATTCAGGATGAACGTCCATTCCTCGCTGCCCGCGCTGCCGGGCGGCATGAGGTCGCTGCTCAGGAATCCGGGAAACTTCGAGACGACGGCGTCGTGGTGCCCCTGCCAGGCCGTGAACGCGTCGGCGTCCTCGGGACGAACTTTGGCGGTGGCGATCAGGACGGCAGGGGCGCTCATGAATTTCTCAAAACAAGACGGTCAGTCGCATCGTGGCGGCCCAGGCTCCGCCGAGCTCCGCGCCGAGGCCGGGAGTCGGAATGTAACTGACGACCGGCTGCAGGTAGGTGGCGGCGACGAGATGCGCCTGGTAGTAGCCCTGAAACATCAGTTCGCTCTCGCGCGAGAATTCCCGGGGGTTCAACCGCGACCACGCCACGCCCAGACCGGCGGAATCCTGCGAGCGCCCGGGCACGAGGCCGAAAGCCGTGATCCCGCCGCCAAAATAGCGCTGGAACGGCAGCGTCTCGGAGTCGTTCGCGCCAAACTGGAAAAACGCGCTCACCCCGGCGTTGTCCCGGCCGGGATGCTGCAGCCACAGGCGCTGCGAGCCGAAGAGATACACGCCCGTCGCGCCGTTCTCGGTCACGCCCGGCCCGCGCAGTTCGCCGATTTGATTCCACAGGCCGATGGCAAACGAGCCCGGCAGATTTCCCGCGCGACCGGCGGGAATCTCCCACGCGCCGCCCGCCTCCCAGATCTGGAAATAGTAGCCGTTGAACTGCGGCCCCAGCATGCCCGTCTGCGTGTTGTTGTTCGCGATATTCCCGTCGTAGAAGCCGTAGTTGAAATAGCAATTTTCCGTCGGCGCGAGCGTCGTCGTCACGCCACAGGTCGAATTGTAATAACCGGGCATCACACCAAGCGCCGTGGGATTCACGAAGACCGGGGTGAAGGCGAGCCCCGACACCGCCGGCACGGCCAGCGTCTCGTCCTGCGTCGGCACGGGCCGCAGCACGTTGCCGAAGTCATTCGTCGGCACCATCTTGCCGACGCGCGCGACGAGCTTGCCGTCGAAGAATTCCTGCCGCCACCAGAGCTGATAAAGCTCCGAGCGGTGCAGCGGCTCCGGCCCCGGCAGCGAATTGTAACCCTGCGCGCTGCCGGCCTGCTGGTTTGTCTGCTGTCCGTCGAACTGCAGGAACTCGATGCCGAATTTGCCGCCCTTCCAGCCGATGAGCTTCTCCGCGTCCAGACCGAGACTCAGGATGAACAGGCTGTTGAAGCTCCACGCCTGCGGATCCGCCCCGCCGGAGATCACGAAGTTCGCGTCGCCCACCCACACGCCGCCGAGGAACACGCCAGAGTCCTTTTTGAAACCCGCGAGCCGGCCCAACTGACCCGTGCCGGTGGACTGGTTGATCGCGCCGGGGTTTGCGCTGATCCCCAACGCCTCGTCCGTCGAGCCTGCCCGGGTCTCCGTCGCCGTGAACATCACGCCAGCGACAAGCATTGGAAACCAGCGAACGCGGCGCATTTTTCACGACGTTAGCGCGCCGCCCGTCGCGCTGCGAATGAATTGCATCGACCTCTCGAAAAATTTTCGCCCTTCGAGAACGGACAATCCGCAGATTGTTCTTCCCGGTCCCGCCCCGGCGCAAAATGCTGGAGCCATGACGCCCGCGGCCATTTTTCGCGCCTTTTCCGATCACGGAAACCGGCTGCGACTGCGTTTCTCGGTGCGGGAGCCGTTCGCCATCCTCACGAACAACTGCTGGGGCTCCGCGCTCTATCGCGACCTCGACATCTCCTACAACACACCCTTCGTCGGCACGCTCGTCCCGCCGGAGTGCTACCTGCGTTTCCTCGGCGACGTCCCCGGTTATCTCGCGCAACCCCTTCGGTTCATCGAGACCTCGCGCTACGGCTGGCCGATCAAATACCCGCTTGCGCTCCTCGGCGACGCGGAGGTCCACTTCATGCATTTTCCGACCCGCGAGGAGGCCGCCGGAAAATGGACCCGCCGCCTCGAGCGCATGCCGCGCGACCCCGCCACGTGGCGCGTGAAGTTCTGCGATCACCACCTCAGCCTCGATCCCGCCGAAGCCACCGCCATGCTCCGCGCCTTCGACGCCCTGCCCTTCGCGCACAAGATCACCCTCCTCGGGCGCGAGAACCCCGGCCTCGCCAGCGGCATCGTGCTTCGGGAATGCCTCGCCGCCGGCCGCGTGCCCGATGGCCATGCCGCCTACCGGCCGTCGCTCCGCTATTTCAATGCCGCCGCGTGGTTGAACGGCGACCGGTAGTTGTTTTTCGCAGGATCCTCGCGTAAGAAGAGCGAGACAAAATGGCACGCTCGCAACCCACCGTCCTCATCGTCGACGACGAAAAGAACACCCGCGAAGGACTGCGCGACGCCCTCGAGGACAGTTTCGAGGTTTACATCGCCGGGGACCAGGACGGCGCGCTGGCCACGCTGGATGCCGAGTCCGCCGACGTGATGATCACCGATCTCCGCCTCGGCGCGGACAACGGCATGCAGCTCATCGAGCAGGTGCTGAAGCGCCCGCGGCCGCCGGTCTGCATCATGATGACCGCCTACGGTTCGGTGGACACCGCCGTCGAGGCCATGAAACGCGGCGCCTACGATTTCGTGACGAAGCCGGTGAACATCGACCGCCTCGAGATGCTCATCCGCCGCGCTCTCCGCGAGCGCGACACCGTGCGGGAGAACGTCGAGTTGAAGGAACGCGTGCAGCGCAACGAATCCCTCGACGCGATGATCGGCCGCTCGCCGCAGATGGTGCAGGTATTCGACACCCTCAAGCAGGTCGCTCCCTCCCGCGCCACCGTGCTCATCCAGGGCGAAAGCGGCACCGGCAAGGAACTCGCCGCCCACGCCATCCACCACCTCAGCCCCCGCGCCGGGAAGAAATTCGTCGCCGTGCACTGCGCGGCGCTCTCCCCGCAGCTCCTCGAGAGCGAGCTGTTCGGCCACGAACGCGGCGCCTTCACCGGCGCGACCGAGAAACGCATCGGCCGCTTCGAGCAGGCCAATGGCGGCACGCTCTTCCTCGACGAAATCGGCGAGATCGACTCCTCCACGCAGGTGAAAATCCTCCGGGTGCTCGGCGAGCGCGCCTTCGAACGCGTCGGCGGCAACCAGACGATCCAGACCGACGTGCGCCTCGTCGCCGCGACGAACAAGGACCTCGCGAAACTCGTCGCCGAGGGCAAATTCCGCGACGACCTCTTCTTCCGCCTGAACGTCGTGCCCATCACTCTGCCGCCGCTGCGCACCCGCAAGGAGGACATCCCGCTTCTCGTGCAGGCCTTTCTCAAGGATGCCGCGCGGGAAAACGAGAAGCCCTTCCGCGAACTCACGCCCGAGGCGATGGCCTGCATCCTCGACTACGACTGGCCCGGCAACGTCCGCGAACTCCGCACCGCGGTCGAGCACGGCGTCGTGATGTGCAGCACCCCGCGCATCGGCGTGCGCGACCTGCCGGCGGCCATTCGGAGCGCCATTCCGCCGGTCGCGACCGATACGGCCCCTTCCCAAAAGCCAGACGCTTTGGATTTGCACCACGCGGAACGCGTCCTTATCTTCCGCGCGCTGGAAGAAAGCGGCGGCAATCGGTCCGCGGCCGCTGAACGGCTGGGGATAAGCCGACGCACCCTTCATCGCCGGCTCAAAGAACTGAACATCACCAAACGCTAGCGCGCGCCTTTTCCTCCGTCGTTTATGGTTCCGTCTCCCGGCCAGGGTTTTCAAACCGCCATCCACTCCCTCGAACAGGGTAAACTTGCCCCGTTGCTGCGGGCATTCGCCGGCGTTGTCGTCCTGCTCACGGTGGCCCTGCTCTATCTTTTCGTGCAGTTCACGGGCTTCGACTCGCCCACCGCGATGGATCAGGGCCAGATCTCCCGGTCGCTGGCCTCGGGAGAAGGTTTCTCGACGAAATACATCCGTCCGCTGGCCCTCTGGCAGCTCAACCACGCCGAAAAATCCATCCCCGCCGGCAATTTCCCCGATTTCCTCCAGCCCCCGCTCTCCCCGCTGGTCAACACGATCCCGCTTCTGCTCGCGAGGTCCCACTGGGACATGACCCCGAAGGACATCGTCTACGCCGGCGACCGCGCCATCGCGATTTTCTCGACGCTCCTCTTCCTCGCCGCCGTCGCCGTCGGCTATTTCGTGGCTCGGCGCCTCTTCGACGCGTCTCTGGCCCTCGTCGCCTGTCTGCTGGCGCTCGTCACCGACATCCTGTGGAAGTTCTCGCTCTCGGGGCTGCCCCACATGCTCCTGTTGCTTCTTCTGATGGTCGCGAGCTGGATGATCGTTCGCGCCATGGACGAGCAGGAGACAGCTCCCCAGGCTCCGCCGCTCAAGAAATGGCTTTTGCAGGCAGGCATTGGCGCGCTCTTCGGCCTGATGACGCTCTCGCACTGGCTCGCGTGCTGGTTCTTCTTCGGCTACCTCTTCTTCGCGTTCTTCTATTTCCGCCCGCGGATTCTTCCCCTTGCTGCGCTCGCCACCTTCCTCGTCGTGCTCACGCCGTGGATCGTGCGGAACATCCAGGTTTGCGGCCATCCGTTCGGCATTGCCCTGTTCCCGCTTGGGCAGGACATGACCCTCGTCCGCTCGCTCCAGCCGGACTTCAGCGATCTCTTCTACGGCTTCAAGATGAAGGTCCGCACCGGCATCGTGGACCAGATGGGCGCGCTGTTCTCCTATCTCGGGCTGAACCTCGCCGCCCTCGCCTTCTTCGGCTCGCTCTTTCACCCTTTCAAAAGCCCGACCGCCGCGCGCTTCCGCTGGTGCATCCTCGCCATGTGGGTCGCCGCCGTCCTCGGCATGGCCGCCTACGGACCGATCACCAACGCGGTGAGCGATCCGCAGCTCCACTCGGTCTTCATCCCGCTGATGATCTTCTACGGGCTCGCGTTTCTGCTCGTTCTGTGGAATCGCCTCGGCTTCCAGCACTCGCTCTTCCGCCTGATCTTCAACGCCGTGATCGTCATTCTCGCCGCGATCCCGATGCTGCTCACGCTCTTTGCCGGACAGGCCCGCTCCGTCAACTGGCCGCCCTACGTCCCGCCC
This Chthoniobacterales bacterium DNA region includes the following protein-coding sequences:
- a CDS encoding nucleoside deaminase, producing the protein MSTANPDHEKFIRRAIAMSRRASLEYCTGGVFGAVIVKDGEIVSEGMNRVVASHDPTWHAEMEAIRLACITLQNFKLTGCTLYTSAEPCPMCMATCYWAGIDQVFYAATVEDAFKYGNFDDSPIYKELALPKEQRSIKLTQLLREEAVEVWKEYQAKPDKIQY
- a CDS encoding antibiotic biosynthesis monooxygenase, with the protein product MSAPAVLIATAKVRPEDADAFTAWQGHHDAVVSKFPGFLSSDLMPPGSAGSEEWTFILNFETAAQLEVWQRSPERAAVLAEALPFFEGGNIGEVMEPGAGPTSPGTTVTEVILSKVKPGMEATYREWATRIQAAQAKYPGYRGMYLQPPSGKDSHWTTLVRYDTAEHLEAWMAAPERAELLTESKAFIESEELMRLATSFPGWVPVDPVTGKGPPNWKTSLLVLLGLFPIVMLEMKYLSPVLHALGLHASLATFIGNVISVFATSFATMPLFVRWFGWWLFPEPASAATSWRGSAILAGLFVAEIIALWWLLPW
- a CDS encoding carbohydrate porin, whose product is MRRVRWFPMLVAGVMFTATETRAGSTDEALGISANPGAINQSTGTGQLGRLAGFKKDSGVFLGGVWVGDANFVISGGADPQAWSFNSLFILSLGLDAEKLIGWKGGKFGIEFLQFDGQQTNQQAGSAQGYNSLPGPEPLHRSELYQLWWRQEFFDGKLVARVGKMVPTNDFGNVLRPVPTQDETLAVPAVSGLAFTPVFVNPTALGVMPGYYNSTCGVTTTLAPTENCYFNYGFYDGNIANNNTQTGMLGPQFNGYYFQIWEAGGAWEIPAGRAGNLPGSFAIGLWNQIGELRGPGVTENGATGVYLFGSQRLWLQHPGRDNAGVSAFFQFGANDSETLPFQRYFGGGITAFGLVPGRSQDSAGLGVAWSRLNPREFSRESELMFQGYYQAHLVAATYLQPVVSYIPTPGLGAELGGAWAATMRLTVLF
- a CDS encoding DUF1919 domain-containing protein, giving the protein MTPAAIFRAFSDHGNRLRLRFSVREPFAILTNNCWGSALYRDLDISYNTPFVGTLVPPECYLRFLGDVPGYLAQPLRFIETSRYGWPIKYPLALLGDAEVHFMHFPTREEAAGKWTRRLERMPRDPATWRVKFCDHHLSLDPAEATAMLRAFDALPFAHKITLLGRENPGLASGIVLRECLAAGRVPDGHAAYRPSLRYFNAAAWLNGDR
- a CDS encoding sigma-54 dependent transcriptional regulator, translated to MARSQPTVLIVDDEKNTREGLRDALEDSFEVYIAGDQDGALATLDAESADVMITDLRLGADNGMQLIEQVLKRPRPPVCIMMTAYGSVDTAVEAMKRGAYDFVTKPVNIDRLEMLIRRALRERDTVRENVELKERVQRNESLDAMIGRSPQMVQVFDTLKQVAPSRATVLIQGESGTGKELAAHAIHHLSPRAGKKFVAVHCAALSPQLLESELFGHERGAFTGATEKRIGRFEQANGGTLFLDEIGEIDSSTQVKILRVLGERAFERVGGNQTIQTDVRLVAATNKDLAKLVAEGKFRDDLFFRLNVVPITLPPLRTRKEDIPLLVQAFLKDAARENEKPFRELTPEAMACILDYDWPGNVRELRTAVEHGVVMCSTPRIGVRDLPAAIRSAIPPVATDTAPSQKPDALDLHHAERVLIFRALEESGGNRSAAAERLGISRRTLHRRLKELNITKR
- a CDS encoding glycosyltransferase family 39 protein, whose translation is MVPSPGQGFQTAIHSLEQGKLAPLLRAFAGVVVLLTVALLYLFVQFTGFDSPTAMDQGQISRSLASGEGFSTKYIRPLALWQLNHAEKSIPAGNFPDFLQPPLSPLVNTIPLLLARSHWDMTPKDIVYAGDRAIAIFSTLLFLAAVAVGYFVARRLFDASLALVACLLALVTDILWKFSLSGLPHMLLLLLLMVASWMIVRAMDEQETAPQAPPLKKWLLQAGIGALFGLMTLSHWLACWFFFGYLFFAFFYFRPRILPLAALATFLVVLTPWIVRNIQVCGHPFGIALFPLGQDMTLVRSLQPDFSDLFYGFKMKVRTGIVDQMGALFSYLGLNLAALAFFGSLFHPFKSPTAARFRWCILAMWVAAVLGMAAYGPITNAVSDPQLHSVFIPLMIFYGLAFLLVLWNRLGFQHSLFRLIFNAVIVILAAIPMLLTLFAGQARSVNWPPYVPPYIAILGDWYDPKEALCSDMPWAVAWYANRKCLLLPDTPKTMIEISDYDIIGAPIQGLYLTPITGDARFLSDIATGEYKAWAGLITRQPQSVKAFPLKAATLLPVDGKVVLFADHDRWSSAVKTP